From the genome of Solanum lycopersicum chromosome 7, SLM_r2.1:
TTTGGGACATccccatccctaaccctaagctgatgataccctgaacgaagatcaatctcaGAGAAGAAACAAGACCCTTggagctgatcgaacaaatcatcaattctgggaagttgatacttattctttatagtgactttattgagctgccgataatctatacacattctaagggtcccatcctttttctttataaacaacactggagctccccaaggggatatgctcggctgaatgaaacccttatcagtgagatcttttaactgtaGCTTCAAATCCTTGAGTTCTGCTGgatccattctataaggaggaattaagattggtttagtatcaggttctaagtcgataccaaagtcaatctctcgaaggGGAGGGACTCCAGGCAAATCTTCAGGAAATACATCTAGGAACTCATTTACTACAGGCaccgagtctatggaaggaacgtcatggtctaaatcattaacactcactaGATGACATAGTAACCCTTTggccatcattttattggcctttagatttgaaatcaaggggTTCAGACGAATCggattgtacccctcccagactaactCTTCTCCATTAGGAAAGCAAAACCTCACCACCCTACTACGACTGTCCAAGCAAGCATAATAGTtgtgaagccagtccatgccaagaataatatcaaaatcatgcatgggtaactcaatcaaGTTTGCACACATAGGCTTGCCACtcacaactattgggcaattcTTGTATACCCTATCATTTctcacattttctcctaaaggcgtactaaccactataggatcatgcagaacttcaggTAGTATTTCAAAAGTAAGGGCAAGTAGAGGAGTcacaaaggaaagcgtagacctCGGATCaataaagcataaacagaagttgagaatacttgcagcatacctgtgaccacatcagcggacttctcctACTCCTCCCTACCTTTCAAGGCATAAAATCTGTTCCTCTTGGGAGGCTCGGCTGCTGCTGCACTCTGTGGGAcaggcctaggctgagcattaccccCAGCCTGACCTCTGTTCTGGGGACAGTCTCTgaccatgtgtccactcttaccacaaccaaagcagGAATTAGTGCCCTGTCTGCATTCTCCAAGGTGAGTTCggccacacttagtacaagtcTTCTTTGgacgctgcatctcacctccattgcccctCTTGGGTTCGGGTCTACCTCCTCTAGGTGTTGTATTTCTCTGAGGGTCAGAATTACCAGCACTCTGTTGCCCTTTCTTGAATTTGGGCTGCTCGCGGAcgccaaaattgtttctatggcctccatggctgggacctgcctgatcttgaggcctaggcctcctaaCATCACATACACCTCTCCTCTTTCAGCTGTCCTCTACCTGTTTGACATGCACCATTAATCTAgaaaggtccatattatcatggagcatcgcagccCGACACTCTTCCTGCAGGTCTCCattgattcctgtgaggaaccTGCTGATCTCATTCCTTCTTGTCGAAACCAAggaagtagcatacctggataatttgAACAAAGTTAAGTACTCTCATCATTCTTGTTATCAAATACTAAGGGAAGTAACATACGTTGATAGcttcacaaacttcagggaataatCCCTTACCGTCATAGATCCttgcttaaggttgatgaactcctcaaccttggcctctttcatctctctagggaagaacctTTCCAAATATGCTGTCTTGAACAACTCCCAGGTGACTGGCACCCCTCCTAGGATACAGCTATCTCGCCACATTTTGCACCAAGTCTATGCAACATCTTTGAGCTGGTAGGAAGCCAgctcagccttctcaatatcagtggCCCCCATGGCCACCAGTATCTTATGCAACTCGTCTATAAATTCCTGAGGATCTTCTGAAGTCTTAACACCTGTGAAAATttgaggattcatcctcgtgagtCTTGCAGTCTGTCAGCCATGCTGCGAACCGGTGGATTTTCCCTCTGAACATCCTGCCGGttgacttgggcagtcatagcttgggcatgcatcgtgatggcctgtgccatctgggctagagatgccctcacctccGCATCAGTCAACCTAGCTGGGTTAACTAGCAtggccactccttcagctggagcctggggtggattctGATTACCCCTAGCTGCTGCTGCTCCCGTCCTCAGACCCTTAGTTCTCAAAGTGTTCATTCTCTAAAAACAACAAggttgatgttagacacgttTGTAACACCAAAAATTCAAACAATAGGAAAAGCacaataagatcagaagaagggaagttttttctacgcatcatgcagtctctaatccaggatagtggtgcacttcactaccatgacttagaaactactcaatgtggttgatgtgaactcattattcAAGGAGTTTAACCTAGCGCTCTGGtaccaactttgtcacaacTGGGATCTAGACCCCAGAGGAGACtagcgtcgttgacctctcagaggttgcaaacaagcctacttacgtcattcttaccttacataggttaattttagcggaaaatttgaaatttttgatttccTTAATCATACTTGATaaacattctttatatttcgtaatcgttcatcatcaaccatctaacatttaagagataagcaactgaaagaaataattcattaagtattaattgtatatcggccaaaatagcaccaatacaaagtctgaaccaaaacaggaaagaaacgctagtggaacatgctccactagctcaacttttaaactacgctagaatgtaaaacagtagaaTCCTCGAAGTATGacgacctaccaaactccggatgaatgccgacgtccggatagctgcaatcACGAACATGTCGCTCtaccgtccacctgtgcctgcacctaaatgtagatgtttgtatggaattagtacacacttgtactaagtatgggtatatgcaagcacacaccagggacatgcatgaggaagaatagctctttcctaacaacatgatgtttggaagtcaagtcagtggacttgctaaattgagattgggaaaattatgccatgagagtgacatgcatcattataattatcgtatggcacacaacacataacatcttcttatagaacataacatataacacatactttctttcatattattcattcatataccatgagaccttattatcatagacttaactttaagacttcccaaaatgagggttCAACATATGAGatctcaactagggagccttctttagcaaacacagagtctgcttcatacgtatttcatttcaattcattcataggccagtgcgaacaccagctatacctagaaTGTAGTTTAAggctttcatcgggtttgctgtgcaatgattaggaataacctaatgtcattacctgaatctagctcacctcttgattatcctatccaaacaccttcggtatcattcatttctttatgtgattcatttgaggatggcctcattcattcattgggaactttaactttaaccgacataaattatgtgagcatcatgaaatccagtgtctcccccacaccgaaaagaggtggaatcaccggccaaagtgattcaataacatgctagtgtatatgggaatttaaccccaccagatccctatagtggcaatataggttcaaagactaggagatgtatggagacctatacccggcaagccggacagtctcatctcatgagagttacgtgaacctccgcccttcccgaaagaaggcatcaccgctcatagctagcctattggTGCTctgtataaagttccattacattcaactcatacatcatggaagttgacttctagtatgaggacatcatagctcaaaagatgatttctcatctcattattagtattaagtgttttaaactcaatattgtcattagagtgttcatcgagactgatctcttcattatcttacactctcattggcgAGTATGTATTGGTAACATTCACTTAGGCTTatttaagattgctctcatcatatacattagcctcacatcatggttgtcaccacattcttcatttcattacgtatatcttaggttcacttatttttgaatgtatgttaaacttatgtgtctatacatacaagccattgGGCTTCATtaatagttcgttaagtgattcttattttcctaagattatgtattacaagacttatgtatcttctagatataccaagatcttgatttttgatctaagtagatgacatcattcttgaatattttactcacgtatgacttatgtatcaatacggaggtttggacacgggaacccaaatcttgaattatttggatatcatttatatttttcattgattttaattctaatactcataaatttagaactctaaattaaatctcaacattttcatgacataataaattttctattttaattagaattctaatttaaatctcaatattttcataaaagaatTGATCTTcaaactttaattagaattttaattcattatatatatatatatatatatatatatatatattaaaattcgcttgaatagggaggttttgggttcgaacccccacagcccccccttatttttcacttattttgaCTGGGAATGGAGGCTATGAGGTGGTAGGTTCGAACCCCCATAGCCTCACCTttattcccttaatattttaCCACCCCTTCAGctctgaggtcgtgggttcgatccccgcccccagcattccctttttaattttttttttcttttcgcgCGTGGCTGGGGGTCGCGAGTTCGATCCCCCCAGctcccttttcttttccttttcctcgCACAAGACAGGGGCGAGGGTTTGATTCCCTCCAgccccattttttttctttttagcgAAAATTCACTGCTCCCAGCCCCCAGTTCGAATCCCTCTTAGCgcgctttttttttttaaaaaaaaaaacaggcgTTGGTGAGGTCCTGGGTTCGATCTCTGCAGACCtcacctattttatttttatgttttttacacccaaaatttccagatttcacCTGTagcaaatttccagattctgggaCTTTGTTACACATTTTTATGAAGCGATTTACGGAACTTTTAAGCGCCTCTTTATTTGTTGTTCGTTAGGATTCTTAAGACaagttaaaattatgatttggTCATTTGTTTAACTAAAATTTCTAACtttcaaccaagtgaacatcaAGCTTTTATGAGCCTCTATTTGCACATAAAACACGAGTAATTTCTAATCTATTAACATTCTAAAGAAAGACTTAAAGTCATGGTCAAAATCTTGCAcaaatacacacatatatacttTCATACTTTCCGAAAGACAcaaaatttaaacacatcattcatgcaagaatttagcagcacaacatacccatcctacaaattcgttagggagctaaggacaaggacatacgaagggggaccaaccttagtttcaagagtttaagaaacgttcgaaagaaagtactcctggagaaagaattccatgagagaaacccatacctttattGATGTTCAAACGAAGAATTCGCTACCCAAAATTCTCTCCAAAAGTCAGTCCAAGTTACTTCAACGTCCACACCACTCATTTTTTTTCCGCCTTATTTCATTCACTGATTTCTGTAATTCATTTCTCTTTTATGAATAGTTGGTTGTGTTGGATGATTGGTGGGTAGTTTGAAGGATGAATGTCGGAGGGCAGCTTTTTAGAGCGGGCGCTCTGTGCGGtactttttatgtttatgtctGTATTTGTTCTGTAGTTGGATCAGCCCTCcgccttaatatttttttgattgctttgtttttctaaaaattttatgtgagttcttcaagcatgaagAACTGTTGAtatttggcagaaataatgtgaggaagatggagaacgtgagaaagagagttaagaagcgtgagagagagaaaactattaggattaggagactaattcaagaattagtcaaacaaaaattgaaaataaataaatacaaatatgtttttatttatttatttatttatttattcatttaaaacgtgaaatgaccattatgcccttaaatacctatttattcttatttatataatttttttggatcGTTACACTTAGTCACGGTTTGTGTGTGGGTTACGGTCTCTCCAGCTTGGAATATATCTAGTCTTAACAAGGAATAACTTGAGCTCTCCCGTGTACTCATCAATATTCTGGATGTCCATTTGGGTTATTTTCATTTCACTTGTGCACGAATGTACCTTAGCTTATGGATTAATGGGAGTCTAATTTGTTTTATAATTAATTGGTTTActtttatcttttcattttatgtcGAACTGTTGAGGCTCATAGTTAGGTTTATCGCTATTGTTCCTTTCCTCTGCCTCCTTGATATAATATTTACTACTTGCGTTAGATTATGTATTTACTTCCCATGCTTAGTCAGCCTATGATACCTACTGGGTACCATAGATTCGAGGATTGACTTTTTAAGTGCTTCGAGAAATGAACTGCCTACTGAACTAGCTTACTATTGAGGAAAACTAACATTAGGTTTCTTAAAACCTCGAGCTCATAATTGAAGCTAGAACTTGTTGACCAGTTTAGTAGAAACTTCTCATTCATTTATGTTGTTAAACTCTTCGGTCGAGTTAACTATTCAATTCTTTAAGAAATGAGTTGTCGGCTGAACGAGCTTTCTATTGAGGTATAGTTGTACTATGTCACATTCGAGAAAATCTTTGAGAGATGGTTGCTTTaggaataaataatattaaatcgAAAATGTCATGTCAAATATTAATCGTGTTTGCTGAGTTTAACATTGTTTTTAACTTCCCTTGAATGTGTTGATGAACCGAGAACTGAGCTAACAGTTGTGTACGTTGAGAAATGATAGTTGAGATGTTTTCTGATAGCATCTTTGTTAGGATTGCAACAATTTGAGGCGTACAATAGACCTCTTATAGGGCTAGTGCTGCAGTATCGCTTTCGTTCACATAATTCACGAGGTATGCTGCAGTATTGCTTGGATGGACATATGCATCACTTAGACCATATTTTCTCTAGTAACATGATTATAGTTCATATATGAAACCCTTCCCATGAGTGACATTGCATCATATGAAGCTTGATAGAATATTATGTATGGTGCATCAACATAATTATGAGGTGTATTGGACTCAGATGGAGAGGATATGCCACTAATAATATGATGTGTTAACTTTAAAACCACACCATGTACAAATTTTCTTCATTGCCACCAAAGTCCAATAAACCTCAATAAGTCGATGCACCACAAACAACATATTATCAATTTGCATATGATTCCATCCTGTTGGGGaatgagaaaacatgaagtttgtagttttgatggatGACAAAGAATCGAAGTTTTGATCACTAACAAAGAGTCTTGATGTGTAACAAAACATTGgttatcatcatcaaaaagggggaaaatgttggGAAGTAGGAGAACAAATAAAgaagttttgatgattgataaaGTGAAGGCATGGTGTCGTATGTGTACAATTACGAGAGATTGCGgcgaagaagaaaaagtattgaggcaaagaagaaaaagtgcagaattgtaaagaaggaaaagaaggaaacaaatatggaaataaattaagaaggaaagaaataaaaaagtagcaattcaagtcaaagaaggaaagaaataaaaaagtagcaTTCCAAgccaaagaaggaaagaaataaagaaattacaattcaagtcaaataaggaaagaagtaaatatagacaagttcaagaaggaaaaggatTTGTAATTTCTTTCCTTGTAGAAGTTGAAGGCAAATCAAATCTATAAAAGGATCAAGAAGTTTAAGGAAAAAAGTGTCTTTGCAATCACAAAAATTGAGAGAATTTTTCTAGCAAAGCCACAACGATAGACATTGCATATTCATGAAATATACCATCTTGAGAGCAGTATTTTCTGGAGAAAAACGCAGGTCTTCATAACAGAAACACAAGGACCAGGTTCACCTTCATCACAACAAAATAAGGACCAGGTTCACAAAACCTGTTCTACTCAGAACTATTGGATATTGAAGTTTGATCAATTAAAGTCAAGGGTTATTAGTCTTTGTTGATTTTTTCTaggtttattattgagttgtaataattcctagatttgtaacaagaagtgggtttgacttcttgggagaGAGGTTGTGAGAATTGTAAACAAGAACTGGGTTTGGCTTCTTGGATGGTTAGAATTAACAAGAGTTGAGAGCTTTTGTAAACAAGAAGCGAGTTTGACTTCTTGTTGAGTGGAGATTTTTCGATTATAGTTAATCGAAAAGGGTAGAAGTTTAGAGTTAGATTCATTGATTAACTGAGTTGTATATCTTGAATTAATAGAAAACTTCGGTGTGGtttttcccttccttgagttaggaaggtttccacgataaatctttgttttattgtgttaCAACAAAATTACAAGAACCTTGTTCTTGTTataggggtaaggtttcttcaattgg
Proteins encoded in this window:
- the LOC112941867 gene encoding uncharacterized protein, with product MWRDSCILGGVPVTWELFKTAYLERFFPREMKEAKVEEFINLKQGSMTVRDYSLKFVKLSTYATSLVSTRRNEISRFLTGINGDLQEECRAAMLHDNMDLSRLMVHVKQAGPSHGGHRNNFGVREQPKFKKGQQSAGNSDPQRNTTPRGGRPEPKRGNGGEMQRPKKTCTKCGRTHLGECRQGTNSCFGCGKSGHMVRDCPQNRGQAGGNAQPRPVPQSAAAAEPPKRNRFYALKVVSTPLGENVRNDRVYKNCPIVVSGKPMCANLIELPMHDFDIILGMDWLHNYYACLDSRSRVVRFCFPNGEELVWEGYNPIRLNPLISNLKANKMMAKGLLCHLVSVNDLDHDVPSIDSVPVVNEFLDVFPEDLPGVPPLREIDFGIDLEPDTKPILIPPYRMDPAELKDLKLQLKDLTDKGFIQPSISPWGAPVLQHQLYAKFSKCEFLLRSVTFLGHVVSNQGVEVDPRKTEAVKNWPKPLNPTDIRIFLGLAGYYRRWLELLKDYDINVHYHPGKANVVADALSRMSMGSTAHVKDEKKELVKEDSVLLKMNESFALGDDYILRYQNRLCVPDVDDLHTRIVIEARGSRYSIHPGSTKMYHDLKQIYWWDGMKKDIADNVAKCPNYQQVKAEHLKSGGLTQIIEVPTWKWEAINMDFVVGLPRTRRQHDSIWHIVDILTNLPTLSLRSLLTGPRITRDSTLMRL